One genomic window of Ziziphus jujuba cultivar Dongzao chromosome 4, ASM3175591v1 includes the following:
- the LOC107416798 gene encoding uncharacterized protein LOC107416798, with the protein MLGSRTSFSRYGSFRPENLGQHALAMIGNLCFTLFVLGVLIFTIIAATYEPEDPLFHPTTKITTFLTSTSNATFKSDNTVVRTGEDFMAANQSAFSTFINITDVATVTEGENMVVNDANPSECDGNVDSPIDCRDPEVFHLMMTATIEAFKDIHFYRFGKPVRGSNESTCDMAWRFRPKEGKAAAFYKDYRRFVILKSANCTLSVGGIGDYHSGGNARKRKRNQKPGFEKTPAKLEGANALPVVGEIVNDTLPVVESEGSFSHGKYLIYVGGGDRCKSMNHYLWSFLCALGEAQYLNRTLVMDLSICLSSIYTSSNQDEEGKDFRFYFDFEHLKESASVLDQGQFWSDWNKWQKKDGLNLHLVEDFRVTPVKLMEVKDTLIMRKFGSVEPDNYWYRVCEGETESVVQRPWHLLWKSRRLMDIVSAISSKLNWDYDSVHIVRGDKARNKELWPNLDTDTSPDRLLSTLQEKIEDGRNLYIATNEPDTSFFDPLKDKYSTHFLDEYKELWDENSEWYSETTKLNNGVPVEFDGYMRVSVDTEVFLRGKKQIETFNDLTNDCKDGINTCSKSVS; encoded by the coding sequence ATGTTAGGTAGTCGGACTTCGTTTTCGCGATATGGAAGCTTTCGGCCTGAGAATTTAGGCCAACATGCCCTTGCCATGATTGGAAACCTTTGCTTCACGCTTTTTGTGCTTGGGGTCTTGATCTTCACCATTATTGCTGCTACTTATGAACCCGAAGATCCTTTGTTTCACCCAACAACCAAGATCACCACCTTCCTCACATCCACCTCCAATGCCACTTTCAAATCTGATAACACTGTAGTTAGGACTGGTGAGGATTTCATGGCTGCCAATCAATCTGCATTCTCTACTTTCATTAATATAACCGATGTTGCCACTGTAACCGAAGGCGAAAACATGGTTGTTAATGATGCGAACCCTTCTGAATGTGATGGCAATGTGGATAGCCCCATTGACTGTAGGGACCCAGAAGTGTTCCATTTGATGATGACAGCCACAATAGAAGCGTTTAAGGATATTCATTTTTATAGGTTTGGGAAACCAGTTCGTGGATCCAATGAGAGCACATGCGATATGGCCTGGCGGTTTAGGCCTAAAGAAGGGAAAGCTGCTGCTTTTTACAAGGATTATCGGAGGTTTGTGATTTTGAAATCTGCAAATTGTACTCTAAGTGTAGGTGGGATTGGAGATTACCACAGTGGTGGGAATgcgaggaagaggaagaggaatcAGAAGCCAGGGTTTGAGAAGACACCTGCAAAACTAGAAGGAGCTAATGCTCTGCCCGTTGTTGGGGAGATTGTGAATGATACCCTTCCGGTGGTTGAGTCTGAAGGATCGTTTAGTCATGGTAAGTACTTGATTTATGTAGGTGGTGGAGATAGATGCAAGAGCATGAACCATTACTTGTGGAGTTTCCTTTGTGCTTTGGGTGAAGCTCAATATCTGAACAGAACTTTGGTTATGGATTTGAGTATATGTCTATCTTCAATATATACTTCATCCAACCAGGACGAGGAAGGGAAAGATTTCAGGTTTTACTTTGATTTTGAACATTTGAAAGAGTCTGCATCTGTGTTAGACCAGGGGCAGTTTTGGTCAGATTGGAACAAATGGCAGAAGAAAGATGGGCTGAATCTTCATCTTGTGGAGGATTTTAGGGTCACACCTGTGAAACTTATGGAAGTCAAAGATACTTTGATTATGAGGAAGTTTGGGTCTGTGGAACCAGATAATTATTGGTATAGAGTGTGTGAAGGAGAGACAGAGTCAGTTGTTCAGCGGCCTTGGCATTTGTTATGGAAATCAAGAAGATTGATGGATATAGTGTCGGCAATCTCATCAAAATTGAATTGGGATTATGACTCTGTACATATTGTGAGAGGAGATAAGGCAAGGAACAAGGAGCTCTGGCCCAACCTTGATACAGATACATCGCCTGATAGGCTGCTCTCAACCTTGCAGGAGAAAATTGAAGATGGCAGGAACCTTTATATTGCAACAAATGAACCTGATACATCTTTCTTTGACCCTTTGAAAGACAAGTACTCTACTCATTTCCTTGATGAGTACAAAGAACTTTGGGATGAGAACAGTGAGTGGTACTCTGAAACAACGAAACTAAACAATGGTGTTCCGGTTGAATTTGATGGTTACATGAGGGTTTCAGTTGATACAGAAGTGTTCTTGAGAGGGAAAAAGCAGATTGAAACTTTTAATGATCTCACTAATGATTGCAAGGACGGTATCAACACTTGCAGCAAATCGGTGAGCTAG